A genome region from Neptunomonas japonica JAMM 1380 includes the following:
- a CDS encoding GGDEF domain-containing protein has translation MTTEQAYFFTVALINLVLAFSGTRVADPDGKQKSILFFIIAFSANCLSWFLYTFDINVFLKIISAVLSSAFIWGMVVFSFKRCECRLPLATISSLFLINCIALAFFIYNSNFNDALHVSALFVPSAFCCIGYLFIKVKKNRNPSDIILSYACFFMALCVVTRSFLLELSPELFSKTMISSQIIWPAFSVISGVFSLLSFTEEAQLKLKEESNTDQLTNLANRRAMNEVLNKEWTIARRHKRPLTLIMLDVDFFKKYNDLYGHQAGDECLKSVARTLQGNVKRAGDLVARYGGEEFLLILPDTNNIAAQHLANRICTSIAQLELPHDQSPLGIITISAGIAVLTKNSYENIDELLRGADTALYQAKQMGRNQTQLI, from the coding sequence ATGACGACTGAACAGGCTTATTTTTTCACCGTCGCATTAATAAATTTAGTGTTAGCCTTCTCAGGTACACGAGTTGCTGACCCTGATGGAAAACAGAAATCTATACTCTTTTTTATCATCGCCTTTTCTGCAAACTGCCTTAGCTGGTTTCTTTACACATTTGATATAAATGTATTTTTAAAAATCATATCAGCAGTTCTATCTTCAGCGTTTATCTGGGGAATGGTGGTATTTAGCTTCAAGCGATGCGAGTGTCGTTTACCACTTGCCACGATATCAAGCCTGTTTTTGATAAACTGCATTGCTTTGGCCTTTTTCATATATAACAGTAATTTTAATGACGCTTTGCACGTTAGTGCTCTCTTTGTGCCTTCAGCATTTTGCTGCATCGGTTATTTATTTATAAAAGTAAAAAAGAATAGAAATCCGTCCGACATCATCCTTTCTTACGCTTGTTTTTTCATGGCCCTTTGTGTTGTTACCCGCTCTTTTTTACTCGAGCTATCACCTGAATTGTTTAGTAAAACCATGATTTCATCACAAATAATATGGCCTGCGTTTAGTGTCATCAGCGGCGTTTTCTCTTTGCTCAGCTTTACCGAAGAAGCCCAGTTGAAGCTTAAAGAAGAATCAAATACAGACCAACTCACCAACCTTGCCAACCGTCGCGCAATGAACGAAGTACTAAACAAAGAGTGGACGATAGCGAGACGACATAAAAGACCGCTCACCTTGATTATGCTAGACGTCGATTTTTTTAAGAAATATAACGATCTGTATGGCCATCAAGCAGGTGATGAGTGCCTGAAAAGCGTGGCTCGTACCTTACAAGGTAACGTAAAACGTGCAGGAGACCTCGTCGCACGCTATGGCGGGGAGGAATTCTTACTCATCTTACCTGACACCAACAATATTGCTGCGCAACATTTGGCCAACAGGATATGTACTTCGATAGCACAACTTGAACTGCCGCACGACCAATCACCTTTGGGCATCATCACGATCAGTGCAGGTATTGCGGTATTAACGAAAAACTCATACGAGAACATCGATGAGTTACTGCGAGGAGCAGACACTGCTCTTTACCAAGCTAAACAAATGGGTCGTAACCAGACTCAACTCATTTAA